The genomic DNA GCTTCGGCGACTTCAACGACCAGCTGCTCTTTCTGGAGCCGCGTTCGCTGTTCCCCGAAGGCACCGAGGAAGGCATGACCTTCGACGGTGCCGCCCTGCCCGCAGGCGTGAGCGACGCCATGCCCAAGGACGTGATCTACACGGTGGCCGAGATCTATCCGGACCACCTGGTGCTCGACGGCAACCATCCGCTCGCCGGCATCGCGGTCCGGCTCGACATCACGGTTCGCTCGGTGCGCGAGGCCACCGAAGAAGAAGTCGGCCGCGGCACGGCGGGCACAGCCTTCTTCAAGGTGCCGCCAACCGCGCCGGGCAACGACCTGCTGCACTGACTGCCGGCTGAGCAAACCACGGCAGCAAGCAAAAAGCCGGGCAGTGCCCGGCTTTTTGCTTGCTGCGGCACACCCGCTGCTACATGCGCGAGATCTGGCCGTTGTCGATGCGCACGCGGTCGCCGATGCGCAGGTCGCCCGGATGCTGCACGTCGAAGGCACGGTAGCCGCCGCGGTCGGTCTGCACCGAGATGCGGTAGCTCTCGTAGGCCCGCGGCCCGCTGGCCTGTCCCTCGATGGTGTTGCCCAGCAGCGCACCGCCCACGATGCCCAGGGCGGTGGCCGCGGCGCGGCCGCTGCCGTGCCCGAACTGGTTGCCCACCACGCCGCCGATCACACCGCCCGCCACGGCGCCGCCGCCGGTGGTGCCGGTGCCCGCGGTTTCGCTGCGCAGCACCTCGATGTTGGCCACGTGGCCGTATTCGACATAGGCCGCCTCCTGGTAGGGAACGGCCTGCGGCGGTGCCTGGTAGGGATAGCGCGTGGTGTGATAGACCGGCGCGGGAGCGACGCAGGCCGTGAGCGTGGCAAGCGCCACCACGGAAGCGGCAATGGAAACGAAGCGCGTTGAAATTTTCATGTTGAGAGGCTCCTCGGATAAATCGGCGCATCCCGATGCGCCAAAGCCTGTATCCAACGTCTTGCCCGCTGTGGGGATGACGCAAGACACACACCGAAACGTAAGAGCGCGCCGCGAACCGTCAGTTCCGGTCTTTACGGGCCCGACACCAAGCCGGGCGAGGACGAGGAACGGTCAGTGCTTGCCGGTGGAGCCGTAGCCCCCTTCGCCGCGTTGCGAAGCTGCAAATTCTGTGACCACGCGAAACTGCGCCTGCACCACCGGCACGATCACGAGCTGCGCGAGCCGCTCCATCGGCTGGAGCACGAAAGGCGTGTCGCTGCGGTTCCAGGCGCTGATCTTGAGTTCGCCCTGGTAGTCGCTGTCGATCAGCCCCACGAGGTTGCCGAGCACGATGCCGTGCTTGTGGCCGAGGCCCGAGCGCGGCAGGATCAGCGCCGCATAGGCCGGGTCGGCCAGGTGGATCGCAATGCCGGTGCCCACGAGCTGCCAGGCGTTGGGTTCCAGCGTGACCGGCGCATCGAGGCAGGCCCTGAGGTCGAGCCCTGCGCTGCCGGGGGTGGCATAGGCGGGCAATTGGTCCACCATGCGTGGGTCGAGGATACGAACGTCTACTTTCACTTCTACTTGCCTTGCTTCTGTTGCTGTTCTCTTTGCTTGCGGGCGGCTTCCTCGAGCACCTGCTGCCACTTGGCGACGCCGGGTGAAAGCTTCAGCCCCTTCAACTTGCTGGTGAGCCAGAAAGCCGCGCCCGCCAGGAACACCAGCACGACGAGCGACACGCCGGCCGACCACAGCGCCAGCAGCACCACGGCCCCCACGGCGGCCAGGATCTTGAGCGCCGCGGGTGGCAGCGCTCCGCCGCCTGGCGCGGAGGTATCGCCGTTCGACGATTCGCGGCGCTGGGCGGCGGCGGCCGCCGCGCCCTGCGCGCCCGGTGCGGGGGTGATGCCCACGTCCAGCCCGTGGTCGCCCTCGTGCGCTGCCCGCTTCGGCAATGCGGCCTGGGCCGACAGCCGCTCGACGTAGCTGGCGAAATCGCCATTGGGCGGCGTGTTCCATTGGGGGTTCATCAGACTCTCCAGTCAGGCAGCCGGGCGGCAATCTCGGTCATGAGTTCGCGTGCCAGGGTGAGCTTGGGCGCACGCGGCAGTTCGCGCGTGCTCGTTGCGTCCACCAGCAGCAGCGCATTGTCGTCCTGCCCGAAGGTCAGCGGACCGATGTTGCCGACCAGCAGCGGAATTCCCTTGCGCTCGCGCTTGGCCTTGGCGTGCTCGGCCAGGTTCTCGCTCTCGGCCGCGAAGCCCACGCAGAACAGCTTGCGGGACTGCGCGCGCTCGCTTTGGGCCACAGCCAGCAGGATGTCGGCGTTCTCGACGAAATTGAGCACCGGCGTCTTGCCGCTGCCGTCCTTCTTGATCTTTTGCTCGCTGTGGGTGGCGGGCCGCCAGTCGGCGACCGCGGCCGTCGCTACAAAAATGCTAGCGGACTGCGCGGCATGAAGGGTGGCTTCAAGCATGTCCTGCGCGGAAAGCACGTCGATGCGGCTCACCCCGCGCGGCGTCGGCAGGTGCACCGGACCGGCCACCAGCGTGACTTCGGCGCCGGCCTCGCGCGCGGCGCGCGCAATGGCAAATCCCATCTTCCCGGACGAATGATTGGTGATGCCGCGTATCGGATCGAGCGGCTCGAAGGTGGGGCCCGCGGTCACCAGCACCTTCTGGCCCGCGAGGAGCTTTGGCACGAAGAAGGCCGTGATGTCCTCGAGCAGTTGCGCCGGCTCGAGCATGCGGCCGTCCCCCGTCTCGCCGCAGGCCTGCCAGCCGCTGCCCACACCCAGCACCGTGGCGCCATCGGCCGATACCTGCATCAGGTTGCGCTGGGTGGCCGGATGCGCCCACATCTCGCGGTTCATGGCCGGCGCGATCAGAAGCGGCACGCGCTCCATGGGGCGGGCGAGGCACATCAGGCTCAGCAGGTCGTCGGCCCTGCCCTGCACCAGCCGCGCGATGAAGTCGGCGCTGCAGGGCGCCAGCACGATGGCGTCGGCCTCGCGGCTCAGGTTGATGTGCGGCATGTTGTTGGGCTCGCGCGCGTCCCACTGCGAGGTGTAGACGGTACGCCCCGAGAGCGCCTGCATGGTGACCGGGGTGATGAACTGCTCGGCCGCCTCGGTCATCACGACCTGGACGGTGGCGCCCGCCTTCACGAACAGGCGGCACAGCTCCGCCGATTTGTAGCAGGCGATACCACCGGTAAGGCCCAGGACGATGTGTTTGCCGGCGAGATCTTGCATGAGTCATATTGTTGCTCACATACCGACAAGATCAGGAACGGGATGCCCTTGGCCCGGAGGGGCGCAAAGGGGACACCTATAATCGCAATTTCCCACTGCCCGGATCTCTGGTCCGGAACTGGCATGACCAAATTTGTCTTCGTCACCGGTGGTGTCGTATCTTCCCTTGGCAAGGGAATCGCCTCCGCCTCCCTCGCCGCGATCCTCGAATCGCGCGGCCTCAAGGTCACTCTCATCAAGCTCGATCCGTACATCAATGTCGACCCCGGCACGATGTCACCGTTCCAGCATGGCGAGGTGTTCGTCACCGACGACGGCGCCGAGACCGACCTCGACCTCGGCCACTACGAGCGCTTCATCACCACGCGGATGCGCAAGGCCAACAACTTCACCACCGGCCAGATCTACAAGACCGTGCTCGAGAAAGAGCGCCGCGGCGACTACCTCGGCAAGACGGTGCAGGTGATTCCGCACATCACCAACGAGATCCAGGAATACATCAAGCGCGGCGCCGGCCTCGGCACCGCGCATGAAGTGGACGTGGCCATCGTCGAGATCGGCGGCACGGTGGGCGACATCGAATCGCTGCCCTTCCTCGAGGCCGTGCGCCAGATGAGCCTGCGCATGGGCCCGAACAACTCGGCCTTCGTGCACCTGAGCTACGTGCCCTGGATCGCCGCCGCCGGCGAGCTCAAGACCAAGCCCACGCAGCACACCGCCAAGGAACTGCGCGCCATCGGCATCCAGGCCGATGCGCTGCTGTGCCGCGCCGACCGCCCGATCCCCGACGACGAGCGCGCCAAGATCTCGCTGTTCTCGAACGTGCCCGAATGGGGCGTGATCTCCATGTGGGACGTCGACACCATCTACAAGGTGCCGCGCATGCTGCATGAGCAGGGCCTGGACGGCCTGATCTGCGACAAGCTGCGCATCAACACGCCGCCGGCCAAGCTGCAGCGCTGGGACGAGCTGGTGTACGAGGTCGAGCATCCGCAGCAGGAAGTCAGCATTGCGATGGTCGGCAAGTACGTCGACCTGTCCGACAGCTACAAGTCGCTCAACGAAGCGCTGCGCCACGCCGGCATGAAGAACCATGCGCGCGTGAAGATCGACTACATCGATTCCGAAACCATCTCCCCGCAAGATGTTTCGCGGCTCGCCAAGTACGACGCGATCCTGGTGCCCGGCGGCTTCGGCCAGCGCGGCGTCGAGGGCAAGATCTCGGCCGCCCGCTTCGCGCGCGAAGGCAAGGTGCCCTACCTCGGCATCTGCCTGGGCATGCAGGTGGCCACCATCGAATACGCGCGCCACGTGGCGGGCCTGAAGAACGCCAACAGCACCGAATTCGACCCCGAGACGCCCTGCCCCGTGATCGCGCTGATCACCGAGTGGAAGGACGCCGACGGCACCGTGAAGACGCGCAACGAGAAGTCCGACCTCGGCGGCACCATGCGCCTGGGCGCGCAAAGCTCCGACGTCTCGGCCGGCACGCTGGCCCACAGCATCTACGGCGACGTGGTGACCGAACGCCACCGCCACCGCTACGAAGCCAACGTCAACTACCTCGACGAACTGCGCGCTGCCGGCCTCGTGATCTCGGCGCTCACCCAGCGCGAGCACCTGACCGAGATCGTCGAGCTGCCGCAGGACGTGCACCCGTGGTACATGGGTGTGCAGTTCCACCCCGAATTCAAATCGACGCCGTGGAGCGGCCATCCGCTCTTCAACGCCTTCATCAAGGCGGCGCTCGACCACAAGGCCCGGAGCGCGGGCGGTGCAAAGAACCTGAAGGCGGTGGCATGAAACTTTGCGGATTCGACATCGGGCTCGACCAGCCCTTTTTCTTAATTGCAGGCCCCTGCGTGGTCGAATCCGAGCAATTGCAGATGGACACGGCCGGCACGCTGAAGGAAATCACTTCCTCGCTCGGCATTCCGTTCATCTTCAAGAGCAGCTTCGACAAGGCCAACCGCTCCTCGGGCACCAGCTTTCGCGGCCCGGGCCGCGAAAAGGGCCTGGAGATCCTGGCCAAGGTGAAGCGCCAGCTCGGCCTGCCCGTGCTGACCGACGTCCACACCGAGGAAGACATCGCCGAGGCCGCCAAGGTGGTCGACGTGCTGCAGACACCCGCCTTCCTGTGCCGCCAGACCGACTTCATCCGCGCAGTGGCGCAGTCGGGCAAGCCGGTGAACATCAAGAAGGGCCAGTTCCTCGCACCGCACGACATGAAGAACGTGATCGACAAGGCGCGCGCTGCCGCCAAGGAAGCCGGCCTGCCCGAAGACAGCTTCATGGCCTGCGAGCGCGGCGCGAGCTTCGGCTACAACAACCTGGTGTCGGACATGCGTTCGCTTGCGATCATGCGCGAGACCGGCGCGCCCGTGGTGTTCGACGCCACCCACTCGGTGCAGCTGCCGGGCGGCCAGGGCACGAGCTCGGGCGGCCAGCGCGAAATGGTGCCGGTGCTCTCGCGCGCGGCCGTGGCCGTGGGCGTGGCCGGCCTCTTCATGGAAACGCACCCCGATCCCGCCAAGGCACTGAGCGACGGCCCCAATGCCGTGCCGCTCAAGCACATGAAGGCCCTGCTCGAAACGCTGCTCGCGCTCGACCAGGTCACCAAGAAGAACGCATTTCTAGAGGACGTCTTTCAATCATGAGCAGTGGTTATGTCATCGCCCACGTCGAGGTCACGAACCCGGCGCAGTACGAGGAATACAAGAAGTGGTCGAGTGCCGCCATGCAGGCGCACGGCGCCGAAGTGTGCGTGCGCGGAGGCCAGGTCGAAGTGCTCGAGGGCGACTGGTCGCCCTCGCGCCTCGTCATCCTGAAATTTCCGAGCTTCGAGAAGGCCAAGGCCTTCTACGAAACGCCCGAATACCTGAAGGCGCGCGAAGCCCGTGCCGGTGCCGCGGTGATGCGCATGGTCGCAGTCGAAGGCCTTTGATCAATTGAATAGAGACTGAAAAGAAAGAAGAGAAACGCATGAGTGCAATCGTTGACATCGTCGGCCGCGAAATCCTCGACAGCCGCGGCAATCCCACCGTCGAGTGCGACGTGCTGCTCGAATCGGGCACCATGGGCCGCGCGGCCGTGCCCTCGGGCGCGTCGACCGGCTCGCGCGAAGCCATCGAGCTGCGCGACGGCGACAAGAAGCGCTATCTTGGCAAGGGCGTGCTCAAGGCGGTGGAGAACATCAACACCGAGATCTCGGAATCCGTGCTCGGCCTGGACGCCAGCGAGCAGGCCTTCCTCGACCGCACGATGATCGACCTGGACGGCACCGACAACAAGGGCCGCCTGGGTGCCAATGCCACCCTCGCCGTTTCGATGGCCGTGGCACGCGCCGCGGCCGAAGAGTCGGGCCTGCCGCTGTACCGCTACTTCGGCGGCATGGGCGGCATGCAGCTGCCGGTGCCGATGATGAACGTCATCAACGGCGGCGCGCACGCCAACAACAGCCTCGATCTGCAGGAGTTCATGATCATCCCCGTGGGCGCGCCGAGCTTCCGCGAAGCCGTGCGCTACGGTGCCGAGGTGTTCCATGCGCTCAAGAAGATCCTGGGCGACCGCGGCATCAGCACGGCAGTCGGCGACGAAGGCGGTTTCGCGCCCAGCGTCGAAAGCCATGAAGCGGCCATCCAGCTGATCCTCGAAGCCATCGACAAGGCCGGCTTCGTGGCGGGCGAGCAGATTGCGCTCGGCCTCGACTGCGCCGCCAGCGAGTTCTACAAGGACGGCAACTACGTGCTCTCCGGCGAGAACCTCACGCTCTCGGCCGGCAACTGGGCCGACATGCTCGCGACCTGGGTCGACAAGTACCCGATCATCAGCATCGAAGACGGCATGCACGAAGGCGACTGGGACGGCTGGAAGCTGCTGACCGAACGCCTGGGCAAGCGCGTGCAGCTGGTGGGCGACGACCTGTTCGTCACCAACACCAAGATCCTGCAGGAAGGCATCGACAAGGGCATTGCCAACTCGATCCTGATCAAGATCAACCAGATCGGCACGCTGACCGAGACCTTCGCCGCCATCGAGATGGCCAAGCGCGCGGGCTATACGGCCGTCATCTCGCACCGCTCGGGCGAGACCGAGGACAGCACCATCGCCGACATCGCGGTGGGCACCAACGCGGGCCAGATCAAGACCGGCTCGCTTTCGCGCTCGGACCGCATCGCCAAGTACAACCAGCTGCTGCGCATCGAGGAAGACCTCGGCGACATCGCCAGCTATCCCGGCCGCGGCGCGTTCTACAACCTGAAGTAGCACGCGAAGCCGGCGGCATGCGCTCGCGCCTCGTTCCACCCATCGTGCTGCTGCTGCTGCTGGCCATCCTGCAGTGGCAGCTGTGGAACGGGCGCGGCAGTGTGCGCGACGTGGCGCAGCTGCAGTCCAAGCTGGCGGACCAGAAGGCGGCCAACGCCAAGGCCGTGGTCAACAACGAGCGGCTGGCCTCCGAAGTCAACGATCTCAAGATCGGCCTCGAGATGGTCGAAGAGCGTGCGCGGCAAGAGCTGGGCATGGTCAAGCCCAACGAAGTATTCGTTCAGGTCACCCACTGAACATGACCCCCACGCTCGGTATGTTTGCACGGGGCCGACCGCTGGTGCGTTGATGCCCGAGTTCTTCTCGGCCCCCGCATTCGCGCTCTGGGGCTCACCGGTCAGCTGGCTCGAACTCGTGGCCGCGGTGCTGGCGCTCGCGATGGTCGGCTGCAACATGCGCGAGATCCACTGGGGCTGGCCGCTGGCCATCATCAGTTCGCTGCTCTACGTGGCCGTGTTCGCGCAGGCGCGCATCTACGGCGACG from Variovorax sp. V93 includes the following:
- the eno gene encoding phosphopyruvate hydratase, which encodes MSAIVDIVGREILDSRGNPTVECDVLLESGTMGRAAVPSGASTGSREAIELRDGDKKRYLGKGVLKAVENINTEISESVLGLDASEQAFLDRTMIDLDGTDNKGRLGANATLAVSMAVARAAAEESGLPLYRYFGGMGGMQLPVPMMNVINGGAHANNSLDLQEFMIIPVGAPSFREAVRYGAEVFHALKKILGDRGISTAVGDEGGFAPSVESHEAAIQLILEAIDKAGFVAGEQIALGLDCAASEFYKDGNYVLSGENLTLSAGNWADMLATWVDKYPIISIEDGMHEGDWDGWKLLTERLGKRVQLVGDDLFVTNTKILQEGIDKGIANSILIKINQIGTLTETFAAIEMAKRAGYTAVISHRSGETEDSTIADIAVGTNAGQIKTGSLSRSDRIAKYNQLLRIEEDLGDIASYPGRGAFYNLK
- a CDS encoding septum formation initiator family protein; translated protein: MRSRLVPPIVLLLLLAILQWQLWNGRGSVRDVAQLQSKLADQKAANAKAVVNNERLASEVNDLKIGLEMVEERARQELGMVKPNEVFVQVTH
- a CDS encoding glycine zipper 2TM domain-containing protein, which gives rise to MKISTRFVSIAASVVALATLTACVAPAPVYHTTRYPYQAPPQAVPYQEAAYVEYGHVANIEVLRSETAGTGTTGGGAVAGGVIGGVVGNQFGHGSGRAAATALGIVGGALLGNTIEGQASGPRAYESYRISVQTDRGGYRAFDVQHPGDLRIGDRVRIDNGQISRM
- the coaBC gene encoding bifunctional phosphopantothenoylcysteine decarboxylase/phosphopantothenate--cysteine ligase CoaBC, with translation MQDLAGKHIVLGLTGGIACYKSAELCRLFVKAGATVQVVMTEAAEQFITPVTMQALSGRTVYTSQWDAREPNNMPHINLSREADAIVLAPCSADFIARLVQGRADDLLSLMCLARPMERVPLLIAPAMNREMWAHPATQRNLMQVSADGATVLGVGSGWQACGETGDGRMLEPAQLLEDITAFFVPKLLAGQKVLVTAGPTFEPLDPIRGITNHSSGKMGFAIARAAREAGAEVTLVAGPVHLPTPRGVSRIDVLSAQDMLEATLHAAQSASIFVATAAVADWRPATHSEQKIKKDGSGKTPVLNFVENADILLAVAQSERAQSRKLFCVGFAAESENLAEHAKAKRERKGIPLLVGNIGPLTFGQDDNALLLVDATSTRELPRAPKLTLARELMTEIAARLPDWRV
- a CDS encoding peptidylprolyl isomerase, with amino-acid sequence MEISEQCVVGLTWTMKDTLGEVLDVLDEPVEFMVGGDDLFDVIEAALMGHEPGARVQLQLEPEQGFGDFNDQLLFLEPRSLFPEGTEEGMTFDGAALPAGVSDAMPKDVIYTVAEIYPDHLVLDGNHPLAGIAVRLDITVRSVREATEEEVGRGTAGTAFFKVPPTAPGNDLLH
- the dut gene encoding dUTP diphosphatase; translation: MKVDVRILDPRMVDQLPAYATPGSAGLDLRACLDAPVTLEPNAWQLVGTGIAIHLADPAYAALILPRSGLGHKHGIVLGNLVGLIDSDYQGELKISAWNRSDTPFVLQPMERLAQLVIVPVVQAQFRVVTEFAASQRGEGGYGSTGKH
- a CDS encoding CTP synthase; translation: MTKFVFVTGGVVSSLGKGIASASLAAILESRGLKVTLIKLDPYINVDPGTMSPFQHGEVFVTDDGAETDLDLGHYERFITTRMRKANNFTTGQIYKTVLEKERRGDYLGKTVQVIPHITNEIQEYIKRGAGLGTAHEVDVAIVEIGGTVGDIESLPFLEAVRQMSLRMGPNNSAFVHLSYVPWIAAAGELKTKPTQHTAKELRAIGIQADALLCRADRPIPDDERAKISLFSNVPEWGVISMWDVDTIYKVPRMLHEQGLDGLICDKLRINTPPAKLQRWDELVYEVEHPQQEVSIAMVGKYVDLSDSYKSLNEALRHAGMKNHARVKIDYIDSETISPQDVSRLAKYDAILVPGGFGQRGVEGKISAARFAREGKVPYLGICLGMQVATIEYARHVAGLKNANSTEFDPETPCPVIALITEWKDADGTVKTRNEKSDLGGTMRLGAQSSDVSAGTLAHSIYGDVVTERHRHRYEANVNYLDELRAAGLVISALTQREHLTEIVELPQDVHPWYMGVQFHPEFKSTPWSGHPLFNAFIKAALDHKARSAGGAKNLKAVA
- the kdsA gene encoding 3-deoxy-8-phosphooctulonate synthase, producing the protein MKLCGFDIGLDQPFFLIAGPCVVESEQLQMDTAGTLKEITSSLGIPFIFKSSFDKANRSSGTSFRGPGREKGLEILAKVKRQLGLPVLTDVHTEEDIAEAAKVVDVLQTPAFLCRQTDFIRAVAQSGKPVNIKKGQFLAPHDMKNVIDKARAAAKEAGLPEDSFMACERGASFGYNNLVSDMRSLAIMRETGAPVVFDATHSVQLPGGQGTSSGGQREMVPVLSRAAVAVGVAGLFMETHPDPAKALSDGPNAVPLKHMKALLETLLALDQVTKKNAFLEDVFQS
- a CDS encoding DUF1330 domain-containing protein, which gives rise to MSSGYVIAHVEVTNPAQYEEYKKWSSAAMQAHGAEVCVRGGQVEVLEGDWSPSRLVILKFPSFEKAKAFYETPEYLKAREARAGAAVMRMVAVEGL